The Naumovozyma dairenensis CBS 421 chromosome 1, complete genome genome includes a region encoding these proteins:
- the NDAI0A02100 gene encoding uncharacterized protein (similar to Saccharomyces cerevisiae YDL144C; ancestral locus Anc_7.320), which yields MSLPQAAATAPIPNVLVIGAGGVGVITALSLYIRKLSHVSMVIRSDYDHVTANGYQIDSCDYGHISNWKPHSIYRTAYDASQSGLFFNYLVITTKNIPDGPVESRVSNIIKPILESNRTLQSEELTNIILIQNGIDIEKEIVSKFNKDDYKYSLLSGIQLIGSTKIGKGIIKQIGKDHLSVGAFDACDRKAIHFAQVFVELYGNEGKKILLSSMQVVSLFKYGSKLLYNAAINTTTALVGLDVPRCLEFAVDKKSTEMEIFEPAMREIIKIAASEGIILEEQFVGFFANITRNKMFKPSMCVDEEKGQLMELEVILGNPLKIAKRNGIETPLLSMLYNLLVLVQGKLKEGNGLIKFNEDTCRMESE from the coding sequence atgtCATTACCGCAAGCAGCAGCGACAGCCCCAATTCCTAACGTTTTAGTCATTGGTGCAGGTGGAGTAGGAGTAATCACGGCCCTTTCATTGTACATTCGGAAATTATCTCACGTCTCCATGGTTATAAGATCTGATTATGATCATGTCACTGCAAATGGATACCAAATAGATTCCTGTGATTACGGTCATATATCCAATTGGAAACCTCATTCAATATATAGGACTGCATATGATGCCTCCCAATCGGGACtgtttttcaattatttaGTCATAACAACCAAGAATATACCCGATGGTCCCGTTGAATCCAGGGTCTCCAATATCATTAAACCCATCTTGGAATCTAATAGAACGTTACAGTCGGAAGAGCTTACCAATATTATCTTAATTCAAAATGgaattgatattgaaaaggaaatcgtttctaaattcaataaagatgattataaatattcattattgtcAGGGATTCAATTGATAGGATCTACTAAGATTGGGAAAGGGATCATCAAACAAATTGGTAAGGATCATTTATCAGTAGGTGCATTTGATGCCTGTGATAGGAAAGCTATCCATTTCGCTCAAGTGTTTGTTGAATTGTATGGGAATGAAGGTAAAAAAATTTTGTTGAGTTCGATGCAAGTAGTTTCGTTATTCAAGTATGGAagtaaattattatataatgcTGCAATCAATACCACGACTGCATTAGTTGGATTGGATGTTCCAAGATGTTTAGAATTCGCAGTAGACAAGAAAAGTACTGAAATGGAGATTTTTGAACCTGCCATGAGGGAAATTATCAAGATTGCTGCCAGTGAGGGGATTATTCTTGAAGAACAATTTGTTGGGTTTTTTGCTAACATTACGAGGAATAAAATGTTCAAACCATCAATGTGTgtagatgaagaaaagggTCAATTGATGGAATTAGAGGTCATTCTTGGTAACCCATTGAAGATAGCTAAAAGAAACGGGATAGAAACACCACTCTTATCAATGTTATATAATTTACTTGTTCTTGTGCAAGGTAAATTAAAGGAAGGGAATGGATTGATTAAATTCAACGAAGATACATGCCGTATGGAATCGGAATGA
- the CCT4 gene encoding chaperonin-containing T-complex subunit CCT4 (similar to Saccharomyces cerevisiae CCT4 (YDL143W); ancestral locus Anc_7.317): MAPKVPSNATFKNKEKPQEVRKANIIAARAVADAIRTSLGPKGMDKMIKTSRGEIIISNDGHTILKQMAILHPVAKMLVEVSAAQDSEAGDGTTSVVILTGALLGAADRLLNMGIHPTIIAESFQRAARRSVEILLEMSHRISLSDREDLIRAASTSLSSKIVSQYSSFLAPLAVDSVLSIADEESKNVDLNDIRLIKKVGGTIDDTEMIDGVVLTQTAIKSAGGPTRKEKAKIGLIQFQISPPKPDTENNIVVSDYRQMDKILKEERAYLLNICKKIKKSKCNVLLIQKSILRDAVNDLALHFLSKLNIMVVKDIEREEVEFLSKSLGCKPISDIELFTEDRLGSADLVEEIDSDGSKIVKLTGIKNNTAKPTVSVVIRGANSMILDETERSLHDALCVIRCLVKERGLIAGGGAPEIEVSRRLIRESRSIEGVEAFVWKEFADALEVIPTTLAENAGLNSIKVVTELRSKHESGGVNDGISVRRSGTTNTYDEHILQPVLVSTSAITLASECVKSILRIDDITFSR, from the coding sequence atggCACCAAAAGTTCCATCTAACGCTACTTTCAAGAACAAAGAAAAGCCTCAAGAAGTTCGTAAGGCCAACATCATTGCGGCAAGAGCTGTAGCAGATGCCATTCGTACCTCCTTAGGCCCAAAGGGTATGGATAAGATGATCAAAACATCTCGTGGtgaaatcatcatctcCAATGATGGACATACtattttgaaacaaatgGCAATCTTACATCCAGTCGCAAAGATGTTAGTTGAAGTTTCTGCTGCTCAAGACTCAGAAGCTGGAGATGGTACCACCTCCGTAGTTATCTTGACAGGTGCTTTACTTGGCGCAGCAGATAGACTGTTGAATATGGGGATTCATCCTACTATTATTGCGGAATCATTCCAAAGAGCCGCTAGGAGATCCGTGGAGATCTTGTTGGAGATGTCTCATAGAATTTCCTTGAGCGATAGAGAGGATTTGATTCGTGCTGCTTCTACTTCTTTGAGTTCCAAGATTGTTTCTcaatattcttcatttttagCACCATTAGCAGTGGATTCAGTCTTGAGTATTgctgatgaagaatctaaaaatgttgatttgaatgatatCCGTTTGATCAAGAAAGTGGGTGGTACTATTGATGATACAGAAATGATTGATGGCGTCGTGTTGACACAAACTGCTATTAAATCTGCAGGTGGTCCAACTAGAAAGGAAAAGGCTAAGATCGGGTTAATTCAATTCCAAATCTCTCCACCAAAACCTGATactgaaaataatattgttgtCAGTGATTATAGACAAATGGATAAGAtcttgaaagaagaaagagcATACTTATTAAATATCTGTAAGAAGatcaaaaaatcaaaatgtAATGTTCTTTTAATCCAAAAATCTATCTTAAGAGATGCAGTTAATGATCTAGCGTTACATTTCTTATCAAAACTAAACATTATGGTAGTGAAAGACattgaaagagaagaagtTGAATTCCTATCCAAGAGCCTGGGTTGTAAGCCTATCTCCGATATTGAGTTATTTACTGAAGACAGATTGGGGTCTGCGGATTTAGTTGAAGAAATAGATAGTGATGGATCTAAGATTGTAAAGTTAACAggtataaaaaataatactgCAAAGCCAACCGTTTCCGTTGTTATTCGTGGTGCTAATAGCATGATCCTAGATGAAACAGAACGTTCATTGCATGATGCGTTATGTGTTATCCGTTGTTTAGTCAAAGAAAGAGGTTTAATTGCAGGTGGTGGTGCTCCAGAAATTGAAGTATCACGTAGATTAATAAGGGAATCTCGTTCCATTGAAGGTGTGGAAGCATTCGTTTGGAAAGAATTCGCAGATGCGTTAGAAGTTATACCAACAACACTGGCAGAGAATGCTGGTTTAAATAGTATAAAGGTTGTAACAGAATTACGTTCAAAACATGAAAGCGGTGGTGTAAATGATGGTATTTCTGTGAGAAGATCTGGGACCACAAACACGTACGATGAACATATTTTACAACCAGTTCTAGTCAGTACAAGCGCTATTACTTTGGCCTCAGAATGTGTTAAATCTATTCTACGTATTGATGACATCACTTTCAGCCGTtaa
- the COP1 gene encoding coatomer subunit alpha (similar to Saccharomyces cerevisiae COP1 (YDL145C); ancestral locus Anc_7.322), translating into MKMLTKFESKSSRAKGIAFHPSRPWVLVALFSSTIQLWDYRMGTLLHRFEDHEGPVRGLDFHPTQPIFVSAGDDYTIKVWSLETNKCLYTLQGHLDYVRTVFFHHELPWIISASDDQTIRIWNWQNRKEIACLTGHNHFVMCAQFHPNEDLVVSASLDESVRVWDISGLRKKHSAPGTTSMEDQIAAQNNLLDGGFGDCVVKFILEGHTRGVNWASFHPTLPLIVSGSDDRQVKLWRMSQTKAWEVDTCRGHTNNVDCVIFHPHQNLIISVGEDKTLRIWDLDKRVPVKQFKREHDRFWLIAAHPNINLFGAAHDTGIMVFKLDRERPCSFIHQNQLIFINKEKQLQIFDYHKRVTSLPYVSLKKIGLAWNAFRSISYNPSQHSVLVNLGNDKFALALLPKQPTGAVEPTSVIQDTGSFATFVARNRFVTFNTGTNTLEVRTLDNKTTKSIHLEEPIKDIVSAGPGVVLLLKAKEVVLFDVQQGKKLGKIAAKNVKYVSWSLDGQHVALMSKHTITIANKKLELVNSMHETIRIKSAAWDESGVLIYSTLNHIRYSLLNGERGIIKTLEKTLYITRVQGQLVYTLDRDGEVEILTIDPTEYKFKKALINKNFPEVLRIIRNSNLVGQNIISYLQKSGYPEIALQFVQDPQTRFNLALEYGNLEVALEEAKKLNNSQTWDSLNEAALSQGNISLVEMIHQTQHSFDKLSFLYLLTGDRSKSSKMGAIATNRNDVPSMILNSIYNDATEERANIFAEAGSLALAYAVAKSNGDSAAASSFLEQAEITEEDVVLPDEIQPSNSVKAPSIAAPLDAWPLEKAELSYFEKAVLGQIEDLTLDEPEREEISPEAVQADEGDFFETEVAEDLEGEDAWDLGDEDLNIDEEVQDDLAKEEVTTEETEVSNWVKNSKLPAVLVAAGAFDAAAQALGKQAGIISFEPLRPYFIDRYEGCRTYMAATPSELPSIVGYIRSTDDIENEKDILPYIPGIDVIKSKMNEGFNYFKANKLELAIKSFKEAIYNIILSAFDNDEDEETARKSLEKAREYILGLSIELKRRSLAAEDIKRNLELAAYFTKAKLITAHRCNALQVAMSQNFKHKNFVQASYFAEELLKSIKTGPRADQARKIKERADSIASDAIQLDFDPYAEFDVCASTYTPIYKDSPSVLDPLTGAKYHASEKNKIDKIAGISKIGAPASGLRIHL; encoded by the coding sequence ATGAAGATGCTAACTAAGTTTGAATCCAAATCTTCTAGAGCCAAAGGTATTGCCTTCCATCCATCCAGACCATGGGTCCTAGTGGCTTTATTCTCTTCTACCATTCAATTATGGGATTATAGAATGGGTACTTTATTACATAGATTTGAAGATCACGAAGGACCGGTTCGTGGTCTTGATTTCCATCCTACTCAACCAATTTTTGTCTCCGCTGGTGACGATTACACCATCAAAGTTTGGTCTTTAGAAACCAACAAATGCCTTTACACTTTACAAGGTCATTTAGATTACGTCCGTACCGTATTTTTCCATCATGAACTACCTTGGATCATATCGGCATCTGATGATCAAACTATTAGGATCTGGAATTGGCAAAATCGTAAAGAAATCGCTTGTTTGACTGGTCATAACCATTTCGTCATGTGTGCTCAATTCCATCCAAATGAAGATTTGGTAGTTTCTGCATCCCTTGATGAAAGTGTTAGAGTTTGGGATATCTCGGGtttaagaaagaaacaTTCTGCTCCAGGTACTACCTCTATGGAAGATCAAATTGCCGctcaaaataatttattagaCGGCGGATTTGGTGACTGTGTTGTAAAATTTATCTTGGAAGGTCACACTAGAGGTGTCAATTGGGCATCTTTCCATCCAACTTTACCATTGATCGTTTCAGGTTCTGATGATCGTCAAGTCAAATTATGGAGAATGAGCCAAACAAAGGCTTGGGAAGTTGATACTTGTAGAGGTCATACTAATAATGTCGACTGTGTTATTTTCCATCCACATCAAAATTTAATCATTTCAGTTGGTGAAGATAAAACATTAAGAATTTGGGATTTGGATAAGAGAGTTCCTGTTAAACAATTCAAGAGAGAACATGATAGATTCTGGTTGATTGCTGCTCatccaaatattaatttgtttGGTGCTGCCCACGATACCGGTATCATGGTCTTCAAACTTGATCGTGAAAGACCATGTAGCTTcattcatcaaaatcaattgataTTCATCAATAAGGAAAAGCAACTTCAAATATTCGATTACCATAAAAGAGTCACTTCATTACCTTATgtttctttgaagaaaattggTCTTGCTTGGAATGCCTTTAGAAGTATTTCATATAATCCATCTCAACATTCAGTTTTGGTCAATTTAGGTAATGACAAGTTTGCCCTTGCATTACTACCAAAACAACCAACTGGAGCTGTGGAACCTACAAGCGTTATTCAAGATACTGGTAGTTTTGCCACTTTTGTTGCACGTAATAGATTCGTAACTTTTAACACTGGTACAAATACTCTAGAAGTCCGTACCCTTGACAACAAGACTACTAAATCCATTCATTTAGAAGAACCAATCAAAGATATCGTTTCAGCAGGACCTGGGGTCGTTTTGTTATTAAAAGCCAAGGAAGTTGTTCTATTTGATGTCCAACAAGGTAAGAAATTAGGTAAGATTGCCGCCAAGAATGTTAAATATGTTTCTTGGTCCTTGGATGGCCAACACGTTGCATTAATGAGCAAGCATACCATCACTATTGCGAACAAGAAGTTAGAATTGGTCAATTCAATGCATGAAACTATTAGAATCAAGAGTGCTGCATGGGATGAATCTGGTGTATTGATTTACTCTACTTTGAACCATATTAGATACAGTTTATTGAACGGTGAAAGAGGTATTATCAAAACTTTGGAAAAGACTTTATACATTACTAGAGTACAAGGTCAACTAGTTTACACTTTGGATCGTGACGGTGAAGTTGAAATCTTGACTATCGATCCAACAGAAtacaaattcaagaaagCCTTAATCAACAAGAATTTCCCAGAAGTCTTGCGTATAATCAGAAATTCGAACTTAGTTGgtcaaaatatcatttcttACTTGCAAAAATCAGGGTATCCAGAAATTGCGTTACAATTCGTTCAAGATCCACAAACTCGTTTTAATCTAGCATTAGAATACGGTAATTTGGAAGTTGCTTTAGAAGAAGCtaagaaattgaataacTCTCAAACATGGGATAGCTTAAACGAAGCTGCTCTTTCGCAGGGTAATATTTCCTTGGTTGAAATGATTCATCAAACTCAACATTCATTTGATAAACTATCTTTCCTATATCTTTTAACTGGTGATCGTTCAAAATCTTCCAAGATGGGGGCCATTGCTACAAATCGTAATGACGTTCCAAGTATGATCTTAAATTCCATTTATAATGATGCTACTGAAGAAAGAGCTAATATTTTCGCTGAAGCTGGTTCATTGGCTCTCGCTTATGCTGTAGCTAAGTCAAATGGTGATTCTGCAGCCGCTTCATCTTTCTTAGAACAAGCTGAAATcactgaagaagatgtcGTATTGCCAGATGAGATTCAACCATCAAACTCAGTTAAGGCACCTTCTATTGCTGCACCATTAGATGCTTGGCCATTAGAGAAGGCTGAACTATCATATTTCGAAAAAGCTGTATTAGGtcaaattgaagatttaacTCTTGATGAACcagaaagagaagaaatttCTCCAGAAGCTGTTCAAGCAGATGAAGgtgatttctttgaaacGGAAGTAGCTGAAGATTTAGAAGGAGAGGATGCATGGGACTTAGGTGATGAAGATCtaaatattgatgaagaagttcAAGATGACCTTgctaaagaagaagttaCAACCGAAGAAACAGAAGTTTCTAATTGGGTTAAGAATTCGAAACTACCTGCTGTATTAGTTGCAGCTGGTGCATTTGATGCAGCTGCTCAAGCGTTAGGTAAACAAGCTGGTATTATCAGTTTTGAACCTTTAAGACCTTACTTTATTGATAGATATGAAGGTTGTAGAACGTATATGGCTGCTACTCCTAGTGAACTTCCATCTATTGTAGGCTATATAAGATCAACTGAcgatattgaaaatgagaaGGATATACTACCATATATTCCAGGTATAGATGTTATTAAGTCAAAGATGAACGAAGGGTTTAATTATTTCAAGGCTAATAAATTGGAACTTGCcattaaatcattcaaagaaGCTATCTATAACATAATATTATCTGCATTTGATAAtgacgaagatgaagaaacagCACGTAAATCATTAGAAAAGGCTAGGGAGTACATTTTAGGTTTATCCATTGAATTAAAACGTCGTTCACTAGCTGCTGAAGATATCAAACGTAACCTAGAGTTAGCTGCATACTTTACCAAGGCTAAATTGATTACGGCTCACCGTTGTAATGCATTACAAGTTGCTATGTCtcaaaatttcaaacaTAAAAACTTCGTACAAGCATCATATTTTGCAGAAGAACTTTTGAAGTCCATTAAAACAGGTCCACGTGCTGATCAAGCAAGGaagattaaagaaagaGCTGATTCTATTGCAAGTGATGCAATTCAATTAGATTTTGATCCATATGCTGAGTTTGATGTTTGTGCTTCCACGTATACACCAATTTACAAGGATTCGCCAAGTGTTTTGGATCCATTAACCGGTGCTAAATACCATGCTTCCGAAAAGAATAAGATCGATAAGATTGCAGGTATATCAAAGATTGGGGCCCCTGCATCTGGCTTAAGAATACATCTATAA
- the BPL1 gene encoding biotin--[acetyl-CoA-carboxylase] ligase BPL1 (similar to Saccharomyces cerevisiae BPL1 (YDL141W); ancestral locus Anc_7.315) translates to MNVLIYNGPGTTPGSVKHVVDSLRLFLEPYYAVSTVSAKVLETEPWMTKTAAVVFPGGADLPYVKECKPIIPLLKHFVSKEGGIYIGFCAGAYFGSSRVEFCVGNPTMEVSSNRDLQFFKGIARGPAFNGFQYHSEAGARPAKLRLQDGSVFSTYFNGGPVFVDADHYENVEVLAHYAEKVDTPYSDNGKGGEPAASILCTVGTGKALLVGAHPEFVPSVLEKSEDKKFVSSVVSILKKNETKRLEFMRYILSKATLKCNSTLQNAKLPDLTPILAIASPHNKNLIGQWKDNLKNITDKELPTENQVNFKDENDNFELYNGFTNYDLATRPLVNKDVNADVKTIIVPTQDELFPPPALTPSFDISKYFATLSPANTLGSFLLYGEVVTSTSELLNTNKSLLSSLPENTVLHIGSLQISGRGRSGNSWVNPKGVSASTAVVSLPLQSPTTGDNISVVFVQYLSMLAYCEAIANYSPGYEDLPVRIKWPNDLYALKPDYYYEKKMSLLGKSFDPSLVPLTDIDPAYAKIAGLLVNTNFINNKYSLLIGCGLNVTNSEPTTSLKQWVDILNEERRVNGLPALPNIEVEILLAKYMNNLEVLLKQFIDRGAAIILPQYYNLWLHSEQIVTLTSLGNIRAKISGITPDYGLLIAKELVSGSDSDFTGNVYHLQPDGNTFDIFKGLIAQKAI, encoded by the coding sequence ATGAATGTCCTTATCTACAACGGCCCTGGTACTACACCTGGTTCAGTAAAACATGTTGTGGACTCATTGCGTTTATTCTTAGAACCATATTATGCTGTTAGTACTGTATCAGCAAAGGTATTAGAGACTGAACCATGGATGACGAAAACTGCAGCAGTAGTATTTCCAGGAGGTGCAGACCTTCCCTATGTCAAAGAATGTAAACCAATCATCCCGTTATTAAAGCATTTTGTCTCGAAGGAAGGTGGTATCTATATTGGCTTTTGTGCTGGTGCATACTTCGGTTCGAGCCGTGTTGAATTCTGTGTGGGAAATCCAACGATGGAAGTATCATCCAATAGAGACttacaatttttcaaaggtATTGCTCGAGGTCCAGCATTCAATGGCTTCCAATACCATAGTGAAGCAGGTGCAAGGCCTGCTAAGTTACGTCTACAAGATGGTTCAGTTTTTTCCACATATTTTAATGGCGGGCCTGTATTTGTTGATGCAGATCATTATGAAAATGTAGAAGTCTTGGCCCATTATGCTGAAAAAGTGGATACTCCATATTCAGATAATGGAAAAGGTGGTGAACCAGCTGCTAGCATACTATGTACAGTTGGGACAGGAAAAGCTTTATTAGTCGGGGCACATCCAGAATTTGTTCCAAGTGTCCTAGAAAAATCAGAAGATAAGAAATTTGTGTCATCAGTTGTCTCTATtctgaagaaaaatgaaacgAAAAGATTAGAATTTATGAGATACATCTTGTCGAAAGCTACTCTAAAATGCAATTCAACACTCCAGAATGCAAAACTGCCAGATTTGACACCGATACTAGCAATTGCATCTCCTCATAATAAGAATCTTATTGGACAATGGAAAGataatttaaagaatataactGATAAAGAACTACCTACAGAAAATCAGGTTAACTTTAAAGACGAAAATGATAACTTTGAACTATATAATGGATTCACCAATTATGATTTGGCAACTCGTCCTTTGGTGAACAAGGATGTTAATGCTGATGTGAAAACTATAATAGTTCCAACTCAGGATGAACTTTTCCCTCCTCCAGCTTTGACTCCGTCATTCGATATATCTAAGTATTTTGCCACATTAAGTCCTGCAAATACCCTAGGTTCGTTCCTTCTATATGGTGAAGTTGTTACTTCCACAAGTGAGCTTCTAAATACCAATAAGTCACTTTTATCGTCTCTCCCCGAAAATACCGTCCTCCATATTGGATCTCTACAAATTTCTGGTCGAGGCAGGAGTGGGAACTCATGGGTAAATCCCAAGGGAGTATCAGCATCAACAGCTGTAGTTTCTTTACCTCTTCAATCTCCAACTACTGGTGATAACATATCTGTCGTTTTTGTTCAATATTTGTCTATGTTGGCTTACTGTGAGGCAATCGCAAACTATTCTCCTGGTTATGAAGATCTTCCTGTTAGAATAAAATGGCCAAATGACTTATATGCATTGAAGCCTGACTACtattatgaaaaaaaaatgagtCTCTTGGGGAAGTCTTTCGATCCTAGCTTAGTTCCTTTGACTGATATTGACCCAGCTTATGCTAAAATAGCCGGTTTACTTGTGAATaccaatttcatcaataataaatattctttgtTAATAGGGTGTGGTTTGAATGTTACAAATTCAGAACCAACTACGTCATTAAAGCAATGGGTagatattttgaatgaAGAACGTAGGGTTAATGGGCTCCCAGCATTGCCGAATATTGAagttgaaatattattggcGAAGTACATGAATAATTTAGAGGTTCTATTGAAACAATTTATTGACCGTGGTGCAGCAATTATCCTTCCACAATATTATAATCTCTGGTTGCATAGTGAACAAATTGTTACATTAACTTCATTAGGAAATATAAGGGCCAAAATTTCAGGAATCACACCTGATTATGGTCTATTAATCGCCAAGGAATTAGTCTCTGGAAGCGACTCAGATTTTACAGGAAATGTTTATCATTTACAACCTGATGGTAACACATTTGACATATTCAAAGGACTCATTGCTCAAAAAGCCATCTGA